One Tautonia rosea genomic window carries:
- a CDS encoding ArnT family glycosyltransferase, with translation MTWSDRRSLVLMMAVVLVWQIPLFGRTRAGQDESFYGVPGMMILRSGLPQIPYIPSRDPETIYYHADEILYTLPPLGFYLEAAVHLVLGDGLAPARLASMIAGLVAVAIVCDLTRRCSGSSRAALLAAASFLFSRAFLFPATTARPDMAAIAFGLGAVWWVSRDDRRWRDVALGGVMAGLSMLCHPLGLVPTAQVGLALLVGGRPWRRRIGEASVYSAVALAVFGLWLPMIAMHPELFRIQFGGNVLDRAGPGLGETIVGLPGVLAFQAWNAFDHVGPIQAGLYGLGTLWLMAEVTRKADQGQSRRVLFHVVAAVVLLVLLMGSHHIRNYYGYPAALLSVPVGLLLDRAASRLGALVGTGWAKAIVAAMLVLAMVPGSGLRVLGAHLQHWTDPNYRVGPFVDRIVADLPPGALVAADGSYVLEFFLRDRPVVEAIVDPFYFNVRLEPFEYAVFGPVGLEQIRPEIEGLELVETYGDPSDPFGHYAELYRRVRTDSGSRSAF, from the coding sequence ATGACCTGGTCCGATCGACGTTCTCTGGTTCTGATGATGGCCGTCGTTCTGGTCTGGCAGATTCCGTTGTTCGGCCGCACCCGAGCCGGCCAGGACGAGAGCTTCTACGGCGTTCCGGGCATGATGATCTTGCGGAGCGGCCTGCCCCAGATCCCTTACATTCCGTCTCGGGACCCGGAGACGATCTACTACCATGCCGACGAGATTCTCTACACCCTGCCGCCGCTCGGCTTCTACCTGGAGGCGGCCGTTCACCTGGTTCTGGGAGACGGCCTTGCCCCGGCCCGATTGGCGTCGATGATCGCCGGCCTGGTGGCGGTCGCGATCGTCTGCGACCTGACCCGGCGCTGCTCGGGGTCGAGCCGAGCGGCCTTGCTGGCGGCGGCGAGTTTCCTGTTCTCGCGGGCCTTCCTCTTTCCCGCCACGACCGCCCGACCCGACATGGCGGCGATCGCCTTCGGGCTGGGGGCCGTCTGGTGGGTTTCCCGAGACGACCGACGCTGGCGAGACGTGGCACTCGGCGGAGTCATGGCGGGCCTGAGCATGCTCTGCCACCCGCTCGGCCTGGTGCCGACGGCGCAGGTCGGGCTGGCCTTGCTTGTCGGCGGTCGGCCCTGGCGACGGAGGATCGGCGAGGCGTCGGTTTACTCGGCCGTGGCCCTGGCGGTCTTCGGGCTCTGGCTGCCGATGATCGCGATGCACCCGGAGCTGTTCCGGATCCAGTTCGGCGGGAATGTGCTCGATCGCGCGGGTCCGGGCCTGGGAGAGACGATTGTGGGATTGCCAGGTGTGCTGGCATTTCAGGCCTGGAATGCCTTCGACCACGTCGGCCCCATTCAGGCGGGGCTGTACGGCCTCGGCACGCTGTGGCTGATGGCCGAGGTGACCCGGAAGGCAGATCAAGGGCAATCGCGACGGGTGCTGTTTCATGTGGTGGCGGCGGTGGTGTTGCTCGTCCTGCTCATGGGGAGTCACCATATCCGAAATTACTACGGGTATCCGGCCGCCCTGCTCAGTGTGCCGGTCGGCTTGTTGCTCGACCGGGCGGCGTCGAGGCTCGGGGCCTTGGTTGGCACAGGATGGGCGAAGGCGATCGTGGCGGCAATGCTGGTGCTGGCGATGGTTCCAGGGTCAGGGCTGCGGGTGCTGGGGGCTCATCTCCAGCACTGGACCGACCCCAACTACCGGGTCGGTCCCTTTGTGGACCGGATCGTTGCCGACCTGCCTCCCGGGGCCCTCGTGGCCGCCGACGGGTCGTATGTGCTGGAGTTCTTCCTGCGAGATCGTCCCGTGGTCGAGGCGATCGTCGATCCGTTCTACTTCAATGTACGGCTGGAGCCGTTCGAGTATGCGGTCTTCGGACCGGTTGGACTGGAGCAGATTCGGCCGGAAATTGAGGGGCTGGAACTGGTCGAGACTTACGGCGATCCGTCTGATCCATTCGGCCATTACGCGGAACTCTACCGGCGGGTTCGGACGGATTCGGGAAGCCGGTCGGCGTTCTGA
- a CDS encoding SMI1/KNR4 family protein translates to MSPITATQDRLEEAVGTWAQASGVPSSWLPTSKALAAIGGGASALRPPVPEATLNDWEYRHGFALPRALRAWLRLSDGFYPESGPAIHPIAAIGPMVPFARVPGLIVQPESWFELGNPNEAETICMDLAYRWLPCGDAPIFASGDDLTGLPPRIIAPSFEAWFARLLREGGRAYWLDPGFVGLGDPWAEHRRRSPAPPLPDRLRRLLPRVNLPVDSGLDDFALANTLGISRFDAEALLRHLQHDLLDDPSH, encoded by the coding sequence ATGAGCCCCATCACGGCAACACAAGACCGGTTGGAGGAGGCGGTCGGCACCTGGGCCCAGGCCTCGGGAGTGCCGTCCTCCTGGCTGCCGACTTCAAAAGCCCTGGCCGCGATCGGCGGCGGAGCCTCCGCCCTGCGTCCCCCCGTGCCCGAGGCCACGCTCAACGACTGGGAATACCGCCACGGCTTCGCCTTGCCTCGGGCGCTGCGTGCCTGGCTGCGGCTCTCCGACGGCTTCTATCCCGAGTCCGGTCCGGCGATTCACCCCATCGCCGCCATCGGCCCGATGGTCCCGTTCGCCCGAGTGCCTGGCCTGATCGTCCAGCCCGAGAGCTGGTTCGAACTGGGCAACCCGAACGAGGCCGAAACCATTTGCATGGACCTGGCCTATCGCTGGCTCCCCTGCGGCGATGCCCCCATCTTCGCCTCCGGAGACGACCTGACCGGCCTCCCACCCCGGATCATCGCCCCGAGCTTCGAGGCCTGGTTCGCCCGATTGCTCCGCGAAGGGGGCCGCGCGTACTGGCTCGACCCGGGCTTCGTCGGCCTCGGCGACCCCTGGGCCGAGCATCGCCGCCGCTCCCCCGCGCCTCCGCTGCCCGATCGGCTCCGTCGCCTCTTGCCCCGCGTGAACCTGCCCGTCGATTCCGGACTCGACGACTTCGCCCTCGCCAACACCCTCGGCATCTCCCGCTTCGACGCCGAAGCGTTGCTGCGCCACCTTCAGCACGATCTACTGGACGACCCCTCACACTGA
- a CDS encoding ABC transporter ATP-binding protein, with translation MIEVEQLSKRYGSVRAVEGLSFSIGRGEIVGLLGPNGAGKSTTMRMLTTFLMPTSGRARLAGHDVLDEPLQVRRKIGYLPESVPLYPEMRVREFLRFRASIKDVPRSKRRGAIDDAIEMTGLSTVSHRVVGNLSKGYRQRVGLADALLSDPDILILDEPTAGLDPIQIGEVRDLIRELGKRHTILLSTHILPEVEMVCGRVIIIASGRIALDEPLERLRSGRSVEVEVRGPKDSVRGALETAPGAAGVRPIAVEEAVKGDAGVCAFEIRPKHDGGIEELRELIARRIVQNGWAVRRLDLSRSTLEERFVRAVRDAVVVDHEGEAA, from the coding sequence ATGATCGAAGTCGAGCAACTGTCGAAGCGGTACGGCTCGGTGCGGGCGGTCGAGGGTCTGAGCTTCTCGATCGGCCGGGGGGAGATTGTCGGCTTACTTGGCCCGAACGGGGCGGGGAAGTCGACAACGATGAGGATGTTGACGACGTTCTTGATGCCCACGAGCGGCCGGGCGCGGCTGGCCGGTCACGACGTGCTCGATGAGCCGCTTCAGGTGCGTCGGAAGATCGGGTACTTGCCGGAGAGTGTCCCGTTGTACCCGGAGATGAGGGTCCGGGAGTTCCTCCGATTTCGGGCTTCAATCAAAGATGTGCCGCGGTCGAAGCGTCGAGGGGCGATCGACGACGCGATTGAGATGACCGGCCTGAGTACGGTGTCGCATCGGGTGGTCGGGAACCTGTCGAAGGGGTATCGCCAGCGGGTGGGATTGGCCGATGCCCTGCTGAGCGACCCGGACATCCTGATCCTCGACGAGCCGACAGCGGGGCTTGACCCGATCCAGATTGGCGAAGTTCGGGACTTGATCCGGGAGCTGGGCAAACGGCACACGATCTTGTTGAGCACGCACATCTTGCCTGAGGTGGAGATGGTCTGCGGGCGGGTCATTATTATTGCCTCGGGCCGGATTGCGCTGGATGAGCCGCTGGAGCGGTTGCGGTCGGGCCGGTCGGTCGAGGTGGAAGTGCGGGGGCCGAAGGATTCGGTGCGAGGGGCATTGGAAACGGCTCCGGGCGCTGCCGGGGTGAGGCCGATCGCGGTCGAGGAGGCGGTCAAGGGGGATGCGGGGGTTTGTGCCTTTGAGATCCGGCCGAAGCATGACGGGGGGATCGAGGAACTCCGGGAACTGATCGCCCGGCGGATCGTCCAAAACGGTTGGGCGGTGCGGCGGTTGGACCTGTCGCGGTCGACGCTCGAAGAACGGTTCGTGAGGGCGGTCCGGGATGCGGTGGTCGTCGATCATGAGGGGGAGGCGGCGTGA
- the fmt gene encoding methionyl-tRNA formyltransferase, whose protein sequence is MPAPAVRIVMLGTKDFALPTFQALLKTGHEVVALITQPDRPQGRKQELIPSRIKEEAIRQGIRVEQPEDVNAAEGVELVRSMRPDLLVTAAYGQILSAELLGVPPMGGINLHGSILPKYRGAAPVARAIQHGETETGVTVIRMSPRVDAGGMIAVARTPIARDETAGELEDRLARLGAPLIVEAIDALAAGTAKVIPQENTQATKAPKLRKEDGIIDWSRPAQEIHNLVRAMQPWPTASTFWHPSDPDKTPVRLIVHRSSVVEGLGEPGRAIAADASASGPGLVVAAGEGAVRLWFVQVPGKKPMPVDAFLRGHSVRPGDHFGPESSEEPVVRNPGIS, encoded by the coding sequence ATGCCCGCCCCCGCTGTCCGGATCGTGATGCTCGGCACGAAGGATTTCGCCCTGCCGACCTTTCAGGCCCTGCTCAAGACCGGGCACGAGGTCGTCGCCCTCATCACGCAGCCCGACCGCCCCCAGGGTCGCAAGCAGGAGTTGATCCCAAGCCGGATCAAGGAGGAGGCGATCCGCCAGGGCATCCGGGTCGAACAGCCGGAAGACGTCAACGCCGCCGAAGGGGTCGAGCTGGTCCGGTCGATGCGGCCCGACCTGCTCGTCACGGCCGCTTACGGGCAGATCCTCTCAGCCGAACTGCTCGGCGTGCCGCCGATGGGAGGGATCAACCTCCACGGCTCAATCCTCCCGAAGTACCGCGGCGCCGCCCCCGTCGCCCGAGCCATCCAGCACGGCGAAACGGAAACCGGCGTGACCGTCATCCGAATGTCTCCCCGCGTCGACGCCGGCGGCATGATCGCCGTCGCCCGCACCCCGATCGCCCGCGACGAAACCGCCGGAGAGCTGGAGGATCGACTCGCCCGCCTCGGCGCTCCCTTGATCGTCGAGGCAATCGACGCCCTCGCCGCCGGCACTGCCAAGGTCATTCCCCAGGAGAACACCCAGGCCACGAAGGCCCCGAAGCTGCGCAAGGAGGACGGGATCATCGACTGGTCCCGCCCCGCGCAGGAGATCCACAACCTCGTCCGGGCCATGCAACCCTGGCCGACCGCCTCGACCTTCTGGCACCCGTCCGATCCCGACAAGACGCCCGTCCGCCTGATCGTCCACCGCTCCAGCGTCGTCGAAGGGCTGGGGGAGCCCGGCCGGGCGATCGCGGCCGACGCCTCGGCATCGGGTCCGGGATTGGTGGTCGCCGCCGGCGAGGGGGCCGTCCGGCTCTGGTTCGTCCAGGTCCCGGGGAAGAAGCCCATGCCGGTCGATGCGTTTCTCCGAGGCCACTCGGTCCGCCCCGGCGACCACTTCGGACCGGAATCCTCGGAAGAACCGGTTGTCAGGAATCCAGGCATCTCGTAA
- the miaB gene encoding tRNA (N6-isopentenyl adenosine(37)-C2)-methylthiotransferase MiaB yields the protein MSDPATPRKSLYIETVGCQMNVLDSELIVAQLRRDGYELTDDLRQADTILYNTCSVRQHAEDKVYSALGRIKHLKNARPDLQIGVIGCMAQKDQKQILQRAPHVDLVVGPGQIGRVSELLQTAQNEQKPQMAISLARNAGKTLEVLDTFPTYDPDRAPEPTPQGATPHQAFVRIQMGCDKFCTYCIVPSVRGPEQGRPPELIVEEARRLVDQGVKEITLLGQTVNSYKFRHGDGRTTRLSDLLVALHDLDGLLRLKFVTNFPLDMTDDLLQAVRDLPRASRYLHVPAQSGCDEVLKRMKRLYTVAQYDEMMARIRETIPDCAVSSDFIVGFCGETEESFQKTVALVERSRFKNSFIFKYSPRAGTKADDRFADDVPEAIKKRRNNELLAIQNAISLEDNRPLIGQTVEVLVEGPSRAASKQGERDSNSSGVTQMTGRTSCDRIVVFTGNRRQAGHLLPVVVENVSAVTLLGRVVTSERQSVPVTEAALS from the coding sequence ATGTCGGACCCGGCGACTCCTCGGAAATCGCTCTATATCGAGACCGTTGGCTGCCAGATGAATGTGCTGGACAGCGAACTGATCGTTGCCCAGCTCCGCCGCGACGGCTACGAGCTGACCGACGACCTGCGCCAGGCCGATACGATCCTCTACAACACCTGCTCCGTCCGCCAGCACGCCGAGGACAAGGTCTATAGCGCCCTGGGCCGGATCAAGCACCTCAAGAACGCTCGGCCCGACCTCCAGATCGGCGTCATCGGCTGCATGGCCCAGAAGGACCAGAAGCAGATCCTCCAGCGCGCCCCTCACGTCGACCTTGTTGTCGGCCCCGGTCAGATCGGCCGCGTCTCCGAGTTGCTCCAGACGGCCCAGAACGAGCAGAAACCCCAGATGGCCATCAGCCTGGCCCGCAACGCCGGCAAGACGCTCGAAGTCCTCGACACCTTCCCCACCTACGACCCCGACCGCGCTCCCGAACCCACCCCCCAGGGAGCCACCCCGCATCAGGCCTTTGTCCGCATCCAGATGGGGTGCGACAAGTTCTGCACCTACTGCATCGTTCCCTCCGTCCGAGGCCCCGAACAGGGCCGACCGCCCGAGTTGATCGTCGAGGAAGCCCGACGCCTCGTCGATCAGGGGGTCAAGGAGATCACCCTGCTCGGCCAAACGGTCAACAGCTATAAATTCCGCCACGGCGACGGCCGGACCACCCGCCTGTCCGACCTGCTCGTCGCCCTCCACGACCTCGACGGCCTGCTCCGCCTGAAGTTCGTCACCAACTTCCCGCTCGACATGACCGACGACCTGCTTCAGGCGGTCCGGGATTTGCCGAGAGCCAGCCGCTACCTTCACGTCCCGGCTCAGAGTGGTTGCGACGAGGTCCTCAAGCGCATGAAGCGGCTTTACACCGTGGCCCAGTATGACGAGATGATGGCCCGTATCCGGGAAACGATCCCCGATTGCGCCGTCTCCAGCGACTTCATCGTCGGCTTCTGCGGCGAGACCGAGGAAAGTTTCCAGAAGACCGTCGCGCTGGTCGAACGCTCCCGGTTCAAGAACAGCTTCATCTTCAAGTACAGCCCTCGGGCCGGTACCAAGGCCGACGATCGCTTTGCCGACGACGTGCCCGAAGCGATCAAGAAGCGCCGGAACAACGAACTGCTCGCCATTCAGAACGCCATCAGTCTGGAAGACAATCGCCCCCTGATCGGCCAGACCGTCGAGGTCCTGGTCGAAGGCCCCAGCAGGGCCGCGAGCAAGCAGGGTGAACGTGATTCCAACAGCAGCGGCGTCACCCAGATGACCGGTCGGACCTCCTGCGACCGCATCGTCGTCTTCACCGGCAATCGTCGGCAGGCAGGTCATCTGCTGCCGGTGGTGGTCGAGAACGTCAGTGCGGTCACGCTCCTGGGTCGGGTCGTTACTTCGGAACGGCAATCGGTTCCGGTCACGGAGGCCGCCCTGTCATGA
- a CDS encoding GldG family protein — protein MGDRVFDLLGREVAVVVALVVVGAMALYWFLRGAPLGQAAEAERAGEAPPPRYRDLIAAATTFGLLGILLGAYVAVRFGVPQSIAVFAMAFGVLLLTLWSNRKYRHASPSLRRMARVTDASMTGALLAGVLIVGNVLAFTYGGRPIDLSLDRSYSLESLTINQLQDLDEPVTFTLFFGSGERVFGQVDRIRQLLRLYQNEAPDRITVDTLNPFDDPERARELAEQVPGLALTEGGGVLVTYGEGDEARRIIVRNSDMFAAEVPNDPGSSVVAETSFLGEAALTTALIRLKQGEQPIVAFTTGHGEPSIDAMDPRRPGLGQLRARLESIGMKAVSFNPAGQVPEGATVVVVAAPEETIGPDVVARLRGFADTGGRVLVMVGNATPSGLEPWLDEWGVGIGPGRVVDPGLAFRGRADLPLVPIEPGAQNPPIVAPIEGRMILMPQAAPIEVKAGADAVSAFLVTPLLRTGRTSFVESTPEAGPPQRDADEDRPGPVVVAASVTDRPSPTERSPELTLRLVLISSPTAADNQTVAAVGVANLDLIVNAISGLQDRPDLVGLAPRTYVARVLKAGPNLRAKLVLLPTLLAVSVLVGLGMATYLARRE, from the coding sequence ATGGGTGATCGGGTTTTCGACCTGCTCGGGCGGGAAGTGGCGGTGGTGGTGGCCCTGGTGGTCGTCGGGGCGATGGCGCTTTACTGGTTCCTGCGAGGGGCCCCGCTGGGCCAGGCGGCCGAGGCGGAACGTGCCGGCGAGGCGCCGCCGCCGCGTTACAGGGACCTGATCGCCGCGGCCACGACGTTCGGCCTGCTCGGGATTCTGCTGGGGGCGTATGTGGCGGTGCGCTTCGGCGTGCCGCAGTCGATCGCGGTGTTTGCGATGGCCTTCGGCGTGTTGCTCCTGACCTTGTGGTCGAACCGGAAGTATCGGCACGCCAGCCCGAGCCTGCGGCGGATGGCCCGCGTGACCGACGCGAGCATGACCGGGGCGTTGCTGGCCGGGGTGCTGATCGTGGGCAACGTGCTGGCGTTCACGTACGGCGGCAGGCCGATCGACCTGTCGCTTGATCGGTCGTACTCGCTCGAATCGTTGACGATCAACCAGCTCCAGGACCTGGACGAGCCGGTGACGTTCACCCTCTTTTTCGGGTCGGGCGAGCGGGTGTTCGGGCAGGTGGATCGCATCCGGCAGCTCTTGCGGCTTTATCAGAACGAGGCGCCCGACCGCATCACGGTCGACACGCTCAACCCGTTTGATGACCCCGAGCGAGCCCGAGAGCTGGCCGAGCAGGTCCCGGGCCTGGCCCTGACCGAAGGGGGCGGCGTGCTCGTCACCTACGGCGAAGGGGACGAGGCGAGACGGATCATCGTTCGCAATTCGGACATGTTCGCGGCCGAGGTGCCGAACGATCCGGGGTCGAGCGTCGTGGCCGAGACCTCGTTTCTGGGAGAGGCGGCCCTGACGACGGCCCTGATCCGCTTGAAACAGGGGGAACAGCCGATCGTTGCCTTCACGACCGGCCACGGTGAGCCGTCGATCGACGCGATGGACCCGAGGCGCCCGGGGCTGGGGCAGTTGCGGGCAAGGCTCGAATCCATCGGCATGAAGGCGGTGTCGTTCAACCCGGCCGGACAGGTGCCGGAAGGGGCGACGGTGGTGGTCGTGGCCGCTCCCGAGGAGACGATCGGGCCGGACGTGGTCGCCCGGTTGAGGGGATTTGCCGACACCGGCGGGCGCGTTCTGGTGATGGTCGGCAACGCGACGCCCAGTGGTCTGGAACCGTGGCTGGACGAGTGGGGGGTTGGGATCGGGCCGGGACGGGTGGTTGATCCGGGTTTGGCCTTCCGAGGGCGGGCGGATTTACCCCTGGTGCCGATCGAGCCGGGAGCGCAGAATCCGCCGATCGTCGCGCCGATTGAGGGGCGGATGATTCTGATGCCTCAGGCGGCGCCGATCGAGGTGAAGGCCGGAGCCGACGCGGTGTCCGCGTTTCTGGTGACGCCGCTCTTGCGGACGGGGCGGACGTCGTTCGTCGAATCAACGCCTGAGGCCGGTCCCCCGCAGCGCGATGCGGACGAGGACCGACCGGGGCCGGTGGTGGTGGCGGCGTCCGTGACTGATCGGCCGAGCCCGACCGAGCGCTCGCCGGAACTGACGTTGAGGCTTGTCTTGATCTCCAGCCCAACGGCAGCCGACAACCAGACGGTCGCGGCCGTGGGTGTGGCGAATCTTGATCTGATCGTCAACGCGATCAGCGGGTTGCAAGATCGACCCGATCTGGTCGGGCTCGCGCCTCGAACCTACGTGGCCCGCGTGTTGAAGGCCGGGCCGAACCTGAGGGCGAAGCTGGTCTTGCTGCCGACCTTGCTGGCCGTTTCGGTACTGGTGGGCCTGGGGATGGCCACGTACCTGGCACGAAGGGAGTGA
- the def gene encoding peptide deformylase, which translates to MLRIVTFPHPALRYKSQPLRRIDDEFRATVRRMFDLMYEAKGIGLAANQVALPLRFFILNLTADPEQPEQEQVFINPEILKRESVVEEEEGCLSLPTLYGKVRRSKKIRVRAFDLHGRQIEADVDGLLSRAIQHENDHLDGTLITDRFDAPVRAATAAKLREIEVAFRKSQTDGVFDDDTAIQGRLAALAQHGGILPDVLSDADRQPTTPTPQNA; encoded by the coding sequence GTGCTTCGGATCGTGACCTTCCCCCATCCGGCCCTCCGCTACAAGAGTCAGCCGCTGCGCCGGATCGACGATGAATTCCGGGCCACCGTGCGCCGCATGTTCGACTTGATGTACGAGGCCAAGGGGATCGGACTGGCCGCCAATCAGGTCGCCTTGCCCCTGCGGTTCTTCATCCTCAACCTGACCGCCGACCCCGAGCAACCCGAGCAGGAACAGGTCTTCATCAACCCCGAGATCCTCAAGCGCGAGTCGGTTGTTGAGGAAGAAGAAGGCTGCCTCAGCCTCCCCACCCTTTACGGTAAGGTCCGTCGCTCAAAGAAGATCCGCGTTCGGGCCTTCGATCTGCACGGCCGTCAGATCGAGGCCGATGTCGACGGCTTGCTCTCTCGGGCCATCCAGCACGAGAACGACCACCTCGACGGCACCCTCATCACCGACCGCTTCGATGCCCCCGTCCGCGCTGCCACCGCAGCCAAACTCCGCGAGATCGAGGTCGCGTTCCGCAAGTCCCAGACGGACGGGGTCTTTGACGACGACACGGCGATCCAGGGCCGCCTCGCCGCGCTCGCCCAGCACGGCGGCATCCTGCCCGATGTCCTCTCCGACGCCGATCGCCAGCCCACCACCCCGACCCCCCAGAACGCCTGA
- a CDS encoding ABC transporter permease, with the protein MRHVPALVKRELSSYFLRPMAYFVLLGFQVIAMLDYFQLVELLSEPRAVLSFSGQLNPMNYYVAGSWMFWVALLIAVPALTMRLIAEERRTGTIEGLMTVPVTETEVVLGKWIAGVVMYLALLVPFAIYLPFLKQVGGYELDPEPLISLAVGLTTMGMMFMSIGVAFSAATRNQVEAAVGTFVVLLAMLLITVLNQVVPEWAEAVSFLSVYVQLSEFAAGRLDLRVVALHLSVTVFALFLAVKVLEARRES; encoded by the coding sequence ATGCGACACGTCCCGGCACTGGTGAAACGCGAGCTGTCGAGCTATTTCCTGAGGCCGATGGCGTACTTTGTGTTACTTGGGTTTCAGGTGATCGCGATGCTGGATTACTTCCAGCTCGTCGAGCTCTTGAGCGAGCCAAGGGCGGTGCTGTCGTTCTCGGGGCAGTTGAACCCGATGAATTATTATGTGGCGGGGTCGTGGATGTTCTGGGTGGCGCTCCTGATCGCGGTGCCGGCCCTGACGATGCGATTGATCGCCGAGGAACGCCGGACGGGCACGATCGAGGGCCTGATGACCGTGCCGGTGACGGAAACCGAGGTGGTGCTGGGCAAGTGGATCGCCGGGGTGGTGATGTACCTGGCCTTGCTCGTGCCGTTTGCGATTTACCTGCCCTTTCTCAAGCAAGTGGGCGGCTATGAGCTGGACCCGGAGCCGTTGATCTCGCTGGCGGTCGGACTGACGACGATGGGGATGATGTTCATGAGCATTGGCGTGGCCTTCAGCGCCGCGACGCGGAACCAGGTGGAAGCGGCGGTTGGGACGTTCGTGGTCCTCCTGGCGATGCTGTTGATCACGGTGCTCAATCAGGTGGTCCCGGAGTGGGCCGAGGCGGTGTCGTTCCTGTCGGTGTACGTGCAGCTCTCGGAGTTCGCCGCAGGGCGGCTCGACCTGCGCGTGGTGGCGCTGCACCTGTCGGTGACCGTCTTCGCGTTGTTCCTGGCGGTGAAGGTGCTTGAAGCCCGCAGGGAGAGCTAA